The genomic stretch TTTGGCGAAGGCCAACTTGGAAGACCTCATATTGCCCAGCTTATGGTAAAAAGAGGTTTCGTGAAATCGTTTAATGAAGCATTTGATAAATATCTTGGGGCCGGCAGGCCGGCATATATTGATAAATATCGCCTTGACTGCGGACAGGCAATTGAGATTATACTTGCTGCAGGAGGTATTCCCGTACTGGCTCATCCCTTTTTTATGCACATTGAAAATAAAAACCTCTTTGAAGATTTTATTGTAAACCTGAAGGAATTAGGCCTTAAGGGGATAGAGACCTATTATCCCGCTCACTCGCCTGATCTAACCGCCTTTTATGTTGAAATTGCAAAACGTTATGACCTGTTGATGACCGGAGGGACCGATTTTCACGGTTCTATTAAACCTGATATAAAAATAGGATCAGGCAGGGGCGATCTTTTTGTACCTTATGAACTTTATGAGAAATTAATAAAGTGAGCTAAAGTGCCTAAAGTGCCTAAAGTTAAGGAATCCTGTTTGTTTTGACGTTATGCACTTGAATCAGCTTGTCAAGCGTACATGCCAGTGTCCGGCAGGGTTTCAAGTAACTGAACAAAAGTCAAAATTGGCAGCGCCGAAGGCGCATTCCTTAACTTTAGGCACTTGTAACTTTTAGTTTAGGCACTTCTAGTCATCAGGAAATGAAATGAAACAGATAGATCTTTCTGAATTTGAACAAAAATTTCTATATAAATTTAATGATATCAATATCCTTGATGAAGCTCTCAGCCACAGTTCGTTTGTCAATGAACAGCCTGGCACAGACATGAAAGATAACGAACGGCTTGAATTTTTGGGAGACGCCGTATTAGACCTTGTTATTGGGCATATTCTCATGCGGCGATATCCGGATATAGATGAGGGTGATCTGTCCAGAATGCGCGCTATCCTTGTTAATGAATCTCAGCTTGCAACCATTGCGGATAAAATAGAGTTGGGTCGATATATTAAATTAGGCAAGGGAGAGATTCAGACAAACGGCAAGGAAAAGAAATCAATTCTGGCTGATACGTTTGAGGCCGTTATTGCTGCTGTATATCTGGATGGCGGGTTTGACGCGGCATTTAAAATTATAGACGCTCATTTTTCATCCCTCTTTCATCTTGTTTCAGCCCCTGCAGCGGATCATGATTACAAAAGCCGGATACAGGAACTTGTCCAGGAAGCCCATAATGAAGCACCTGTTTACAGTGTCATAAGTGCAAGCGGACCGGATCATGACAAGACATTCAATGTGCAACTTAAGGTTTACGAAGTAGTTGTAGATGGTAGCGGCAAAAGTAAAAAGATCGCCGAGCAGGATGCAGCTAAAAAAGCGCTTGAAATTTTAATGAAAAATGACAATAACACATAAGCCTTTTATTATTCCTGTTTTTCTTCCCAATGTCGGATGTCCTCACCAGTGTGCTTTTTGCAATCAGACCGCAATAACAGGTAAAAAGCGAAAAACAATTTCCGCTGAAAAGCTTGGCTCGTACATTAATGAGTTTCTGAATTACAGAAGACCCTGTAGGAAAGGGGTCCAGATCGCATTCTACGGCGGAAATTTTTTAGGGCTGAAAAGTGATTATGCCGGCTCATTACTTAACGAGGCATCAAAGTTTGTAAGCCAGGGAAAGGTTGACAGCATAAGGTTTTCCACCAGGCCTGATACTGTAAACAATGAGCGGCTTGATTCTATAAAGGATTTTCCGGTTGCAACCATTGAACTTGGTGTTCAGTCCATGGATGACCGTGTGTTGACAATGGCCATGCGGGGACACAGCTCTGTTGACACGGAAAAAGCTGTTTGTTTGTTAAAAGAACGAAATTATGAGATCGGACTGCAGATGATGGTGGGGCTGCCCGGTGATGACGAAACAGGGGCTCTTGAAACAGGCCGCAGGATTGCAGAGATGAAGCCTGGTTTTGTCAGGATTTATCCCACTGTCGTCCTTGTCGGCAGTGTTCTTGCCGATTGGTATAAAAAGGGTGAATATGTTCCGTTGCCCCTTGAACAATGCGTAACCCTTGTAAAGAATCTTTATTTATTGTTTAAAAAAAACAGGATTAATGTAATACGCATGGGGCTTCAGGCGTCGGAGGGCCTTGACAAGAGGTCAACAATGCTGGCAGGGCCATATCATCCAGCCTTTGGTGACCTTGTATATTCTGAAATCTTTCTTGATAAGGCTGAATCTATACTGGAATCAAAAGAAAAATTACATGATATAATTTCAATAAAGGTTAATCCGAAAAATATTTCCAAAATGAGGGGCTTAAAAAACAGGAATATCAAAATACTAAAACAAAAATTTCACGTCAGATCGGTTGAGATTATACCTGATATGACGCTTTCAGAGAACATGCTGGAGATTGATTGAGGGTAATCATTATGAATTCGACTCACATGTCTGATTTATAAAACTGTTCAGGTTCTGTTATAGAATCCGATTTTTTTGTATATTCTGTTGGAACGGTTCCTTCCTTGAAGCATTCAAAAATTGTCTTTTTAGACTCAACAGCAGGCAGCAGACCTGTTTCAGCATCAATTTTTGAGAAAACAATCCCTTCCGGCACATTAAAAATTCTGACAGGTTTATCTTTAAGAATTTTTTTCATAAAACCAAGCCATATAGGGCTTGCCGCTCTGGAACCTGTTTCCGCCTTACCAAGGCAGTTTTCATCATCAAAACCCACCCAGACGCCTGTAATATAACGCGGCGTATATCCAACAAACCAGGCATCATGCAGATTGTTAGTTGTGCCGGTTTTGCCTGCAGCCGGTCTGTTTAATGCCCGCACCCTGCGGCCGGTTCCATTATTGACCGCACTTTCAAGAAGGCTTGTCATGATATAGGCCGTGTTCGCTTCTATTACCTTTTTCTTTTCAGGTTTTATTTGTTCTATAACATTTCCATCTCTGTCAACAATTTTCGTAATAAAGACAGGTTCCACAAGATAACCGAGATTGGCAAAAACCGAATATGCCCTGACTATCTCGAACAAAGATACTCCTGAAGAACCAAGGGCTAATGAAAGATCTCTGTTTAAATTCGAGGTAATACCGAGCTTCCTGGCGTAATCTATGGCATAGTCAATGCCAATATCTCTTAGAATCTTAATAGTTATAACATTGCGCGATTTTGCAAGAGCATCGCGTAAAAGGGTGGGGCCGTAAAATTTTTCTCCATAGTTCTTAGGTTTCCAGGTGAAGTCACGCTCCGTGTCCTGGAAAACAATGGGTGAATCAATTATTATGCTTGCAGGTGTATATCCCTTGTCAAGCGCTGCCGCATATATTATCGGTTTAAAAGCCGATCCAGGCTGTCGTCTTGATTGCGTGGCTCTGTTAAACTGGCTTTCCCGGAAACCCAGCCCCCCTATCATTGCCTTTACAAGACCTGTTTCATTTTCAACACACAGCAAGGCAGCCTGGGCATTTGCTTTCTGCTCAAGGGCAAGCTCCCATATATCTGAATTTTCTGTTTTACCTTTAATTCTGGCCAGAATAATATCTCCTGTTTTTAGAGCATCTCCTGGATGTTCGAGCCTGCATTCATAGTGGGGGACCTCGGGGTCTGGTTTTCTTGCCCAGCGCATATCGGCAATTTTTATTATACCCCGGGCATTTCCAATGCGAACAGTCGCGGTATTATTAATGTTGTCAATTGAGATTACAACGCCTGTGACGATTTTTTCTTCAGCAACAAGGTCTTTTTCTTTATCCAGCTCATTTTGAATTTCTTGTGAAAAGGCTTCGATTTCTTCCACGGCAATATGCTTTAAAGGCCCCCGGTAACCCTGACGTTTATCAAGAGCTATCAAGCCTTTTTCTATTTCTGCCCGGGCTGTTTTTTGCGTATCAATATTTATGGCCGTATAAATTTTTAGCCCCTCCCTGTATAAGGTGTCAGGGCCATATTTTTTTTCAATGTAACGTCTTATATGTTCCGTGTAAAAAGGAGCTTCATTAATAAACCAGTTACGTTTGGGCTTTATATCAAGCTTTGCATTTATGGCCTCCGCGGCTTGAATATTGGTTATATAGCCTTCGGCAACCATTCGATTTAAAACATATATCTGGCGCTGTTTTGCTCTTTCAGGATATCTGAAAGGGGAATATCGGCTGGGAGCCTGGGGTAATCCTGCCAAAACAGAGCATTCGGCAAGGTTAAGCTCTTTGACCGGTTTATTGAAATAATTTTCGGAAGCCGCTTCTACTCCATATGCCCCATGCCCTAAGTATATTTGATTCAGATACAAAAAAAGTATTTCTTCTTTAGTAAATGTTTTGTCTATTCTATATGCCAGGATAGCCTCTTTTATTTTCCGGCTGTAACTTCTTTCCGGTGTTAAAAAAAAGGACTTTGTAACCTGTTGCGTAATAGTGCTGCCGCCCTGAACAATGGTTCCTGCTTCGATATTTTTTAAAAAAGCTCTGACAATGCTGGAAAAATCTATTCCTTTGTGTTTTAAGAATCTCGCGTCCTCTGCGGCGATAAAGGCGTCAATCATTACCTGCGGGATATCAGGCAAAGGAACCACAATTCTGCGTTCTTTATAAAACTCGGCAATCTTTGTGCTGTTGTCGGAAAAGACCGTTGTGATCAAAGGAGGACGGTAATCTGCCAGAGAAGATATTTGAGGAAGATCTTTACACAGGTAAAAATAAATGCCGGCAGCTGAAAATCCTCCGAATATTATAAGGAAAAGTATTGACCATAAAAGGAATCTGACAATTTTTAAGAAATAGCTGTCCTGTTCCTCTCTGGCGCGTTTTTTTAATATCTGTGAGGCGTTTTTAAGTTTTGTCATAATCTATTGCAAATCACCGATTGTATCGTAAAAAGTGAAAAAACTACTTTTATGAAATGTGTCAGGTATTAGGTGTCAAGAAACCCCTTAAACTATTATTACTAACAAATGGCTACCTCTTAAGCAAGGGATATTCAGCACAGATTATATGAATTTTCTTTTAGGTGATTGATTAAGTCCGGACACCTGTGTTAAAAGTATAAAATGGACTTAGAAAGCTTTCATAGCCATGCTCACGCGGTTTTATTTTTTTTATGCGCGACACTTGGTATCAGCGTCACAACCAAGGCCAACAGATGGCGTGCCCCTCGTGGTTCAAGCCTTTTTAATTACCATAATAGTATCTATCGCAGAATATTCGGGCTGTAATCGCTGATTTTATTTTGATGCTATTGACATTGTTTCATATCGAAGTTACTTTAAAAATTTGATTTTTGTAACAGTTTAGCTTTTTAAAGAGGAAAATATATTATGATCAAACTTGATTTCAGTAAGCTGGGCGGTCTTTTGCCGGCCATAGTCCAGGATTATCAAAGCAACGAAGTGCTGATGCTTGCTTTTATGAATGAAGAAGCATGGGCGGCCACGCTTTCCACGGGCAAAGCCACCTATTATAGCCGCACCCGCAAGGAATTATGGGTAAAAGGCAAAACATCAGGAAATATGCAGATTGTAAAGGAAATCAGAATTGATTGTGATAATGACACTGTGCTTTTGAAAGTTGAGCAGATCGGCGGAGCCGCGTGTCACATGGGATATAAGAGCTGTTTTTTTAAAAAAATTGAACATGGGTCGATCAAGGTTATTGGGAAACCCGTGTTTGACCCTGAGGAGATATATAAAAAATGAAAACAAAATTAAAACTGGGAATTCCCAAGGGAAGTCTGCAAAACGCTACAATCGCGCTGTTCAAGCGCTCAGGGTGGACGATTAATGTCAACGGCAGAAGTTACTTTCCTGAAATCAACGACGATACAATAGAATGCACCATATGCAGGGCTCAGGAAATGTCACGTTATGTTGAGAGTGGAACTCTTGATGCAGGGCTTACAGGCAAGGACTGGATAGCTGAAAACAGTTCCGATGTTCATGTTATAAGCGACCTTGTTTATTCCAAGGTTAGCGCGCGGCCCGCGCGATGGGTTCTCGCGGTTCCTTATGATTCTCCGATCAAGAAAATCGAGGATCTTCAAGGAAAGAAGATCGCGACCGAGCTGGTGGAATTTACAAGAAGATAT from Anaerolineae bacterium encodes the following:
- a CDS encoding radical SAM protein; this encodes MTITHKPFIIPVFLPNVGCPHQCAFCNQTAITGKKRKTISAEKLGSYINEFLNYRRPCRKGVQIAFYGGNFLGLKSDYAGSLLNEASKFVSQGKVDSIRFSTRPDTVNNERLDSIKDFPVATIELGVQSMDDRVLTMAMRGHSSVDTEKAVCLLKERNYEIGLQMMVGLPGDDETGALETGRRIAEMKPGFVRIYPTVVLVGSVLADWYKKGEYVPLPLEQCVTLVKNLYLLFKKNRINVIRMGLQASEGLDKRSTMLAGPYHPAFGDLVYSEIFLDKAESILESKEKLHDIISIKVNPKNISKMRGLKNRNIKILKQKFHVRSVEIIPDMTLSENMLEID
- the hisI gene encoding phosphoribosyl-AMP cyclohydrolase, which gives rise to MIKLDFSKLGGLLPAIVQDYQSNEVLMLAFMNEEAWAATLSTGKATYYSRTRKELWVKGKTSGNMQIVKEIRIDCDNDTVLLKVEQIGGAACHMGYKSCFFKKIEHGSIKVIGKPVFDPEEIYKK
- the rnc gene encoding ribonuclease III; the protein is MKQIDLSEFEQKFLYKFNDINILDEALSHSSFVNEQPGTDMKDNERLEFLGDAVLDLVIGHILMRRYPDIDEGDLSRMRAILVNESQLATIADKIELGRYIKLGKGEIQTNGKEKKSILADTFEAVIAAVYLDGGFDAAFKIIDAHFSSLFHLVSAPAADHDYKSRIQELVQEAHNEAPVYSVISASGPDHDKTFNVQLKVYEVVVDGSGKSKKIAEQDAAKKALEILMKNDNNT
- a CDS encoding PBP1A family penicillin-binding protein; the encoded protein is MTKLKNASQILKKRAREEQDSYFLKIVRFLLWSILFLIIFGGFSAAGIYFYLCKDLPQISSLADYRPPLITTVFSDNSTKIAEFYKERRIVVPLPDIPQVMIDAFIAAEDARFLKHKGIDFSSIVRAFLKNIEAGTIVQGGSTITQQVTKSFFLTPERSYSRKIKEAILAYRIDKTFTKEEILFLYLNQIYLGHGAYGVEAASENYFNKPVKELNLAECSVLAGLPQAPSRYSPFRYPERAKQRQIYVLNRMVAEGYITNIQAAEAINAKLDIKPKRNWFINEAPFYTEHIRRYIEKKYGPDTLYREGLKIYTAINIDTQKTARAEIEKGLIALDKRQGYRGPLKHIAVEEIEAFSQEIQNELDKEKDLVAEEKIVTGVVISIDNINNTATVRIGNARGIIKIADMRWARKPDPEVPHYECRLEHPGDALKTGDIILARIKGKTENSDIWELALEQKANAQAALLCVENETGLVKAMIGGLGFRESQFNRATQSRRQPGSAFKPIIYAAALDKGYTPASIIIDSPIVFQDTERDFTWKPKNYGEKFYGPTLLRDALAKSRNVITIKILRDIGIDYAIDYARKLGITSNLNRDLSLALGSSGVSLFEIVRAYSVFANLGYLVEPVFITKIVDRDGNVIEQIKPEKKKVIEANTAYIMTSLLESAVNNGTGRRVRALNRPAAGKTGTTNNLHDAWFVGYTPRYITGVWVGFDDENCLGKAETGSRAASPIWLGFMKKILKDKPVRIFNVPEGIVFSKIDAETGLLPAVESKKTIFECFKEGTVPTEYTKKSDSITEPEQFYKSDM
- a CDS encoding PHP domain-containing protein; translated protein: MDYKKYVGIDLHIHSTASDGTLSPPEIISLAHSLNMGAISITDHDTIDGSKEAFALDIPPSLKLLAGVEISVSSNSRLPYTGSFHMLGYSIRLDDPALNRTLDMLQEARRNRNPRIVKCLNNLGINFSLKDVADEFGEGQLGRPHIAQLMVKRGFVKSFNEAFDKYLGAGRPAYIDKYRLDCGQAIEIILAAGGIPVLAHPFFMHIENKNLFEDFIVNLKELGLKGIETYYPAHSPDLTAFYVEIAKRYDLLMTGGTDFHGSIKPDIKIGSGRGDLFVPYELYEKLIK